The following proteins are co-located in the Castanea sativa cultivar Marrone di Chiusa Pesio chromosome 8, ASM4071231v1 genome:
- the LOC142607983 gene encoding glucan endo-1,3-beta-glucosidase-like: MAYCFEINNKFFILAIFMLLGLFISSLEKIGAQPIGVCYGQIGDNLPPEQEVINLFRTNGIGKMRIYGPNPAILEALRGTNIELILDVTNDKLEALSDASTANDWVQQNVLNYPDVTYRYIAVGNEIKPNDGRAQYVVPAMQNIHNAIVSANLQDQIKVSTSIDMSLLGNSYPPSAGSFSDSASSYMASVVTFLANNGAPLLANVYTYFSYIDNSQSISLDYALLKSPGVVVQDGEYGYQNLFDATLDALHSALEKSGGSNVKVVVSESGWPSEGHAAATIDNAAAYYQDLINHVNSGTPKRPGQAIQTYLFAMFDENKKGPEETERHFGLFHPDKQPKYQIRFN; this comes from the exons ATGGCTTATTGCTTTGagattaataataaattttttatacttgcTATATTCATGCTTCTTGGGTTGTTCATATCCTCCCTAGAAAAAATAG GTGCACAACCAATAGGTGTTTGCTATGGACAGATAGGAGACAATTTACCACCTGAACAGGAAGTTATAAATCTTTTCCGAACAAATGGCATTGGAAAAATGCGAATTTATGGTCCAAATCCGGCAATCTTGGAGGCCCTTAGAGGAACCAACATAGAACTGATCTTGGATGTCACTAATGATAAACTTGAAGCCCTTTCTGATGCTTCAACTGCAAATGATTGGGTCCAGCAAAATGTACTAAACTACCCAGATGTCACATATAGGTACATTGCTGTTGGGAATGAAATAAAGCCTAATGATGGAAGGGCTCAATATGTTGTACCAGCCATGCAGAACATTCACAATGCAATTGTCTCAGCCAATTTACAAGACCAGATTAAGGTTTCAACTTCAATAGATATGTCACTGTTGGGCAATTCATACCCTCCATCAGCAGGCTCATTTAGTGACAGTGCAAGTTCATACATGGCCTCAGTCGTTACCTTCCTAGCAAACAACGGGGCACCACTTCTTGCCAATGTGTACACATACTTTAGCTACATTGATAACTCACAAAGCATCAGTTTAGACTATGCCTTATTAAAATCACCAGGGGTTGTGGTACAAGATGGGGAATATGGATACCAAAATCTCTTTGATGCAACCTTGGATGCTCTCCATTCTGCCCTTGAGAAATCAGGTGGTTCCAATGTGAAGGTTGTTGTATCAGAGAGTGGTTGGCCATCTGAGGGTCATGCTGCTGCAACAATTGATAATGCTGCCGCTTACTACCAGGATTTGATCAATCATGTGAACAGTGGGACTCCAAAGAGGCCTGGACAAGCTATACAAACTTATTTGTTTGCTATGTttgatgaaaacaaaaaaggcCCTGAAGAAACTGAGCGACATTTTGGTCTCTTCCACCCTGATAAACAGCCAAAATACCAAATCAGATTCAATTAG
- the LOC142606536 gene encoding glucan endo-1,3-beta-glucosidase-like has product MALSKKPVMAALLLLLLITSQGKSAVQSIGVNYGTIADDLPPATEVIALYKTSGIGKMRIFDPNQATLQALKGSGISVIVGVVNNDLQGLALSHTAANDWVQTNISPYLPDVNISYIAAGNEIKPNDPLAKYVGPAMQNLYDAITSSNFPTQIKVSTAIDMSLMGNTYPPSTGSFSDNASAYINAITSFLVSTKAPLLANVYPYFAYLSDPTEIKLDYALLNSSGVVLQDGNLGYQNLFDVMIDSLYSALEKIGAANLTVIVTETGWPSDGGVAATIDNAGTYYKNLISHVNNGTPKRPGPLETYLFALFDEDQKGPAETEKHFGLFSPTKQPKYQLSFS; this is encoded by the exons ATGGCTCTAAGTAAGAAACCTGTTATGGCTGCCTTATTGCTACTGCTGTTGATAACAAGCCAAGGAAAATCAG CTGTACAATCTATAGGTGTAAATTATGGAACAATTGCCGATGATTTACCACCTGCAACTGAAGTAATAGCCCTATACAAAACAAGTGGCATAGGGAAAATGAGGATTTTCGATCCAAATCAAGCAACCCTCCAAGCCCTAAAAGGATCCGGCATATCAGTCATTGTTGGAGTTGTCAACAATGACCTTCAAGGCCTTGCCTTAAGCCATACAGCTGCAAATGATTGGGTGCAAACAAACATAAGTCCCTACTTGCCTGATGTCAATATTAGTTACATTGCTGCTGGGAATGAAATAAAACCCAATGATCCATTAGCCAAATATGTTGGACCAGCCATGCAAAACTTATACGATGCAATTACATCTTCTAATTTTCCAACCCAAATCAAAGTTTCAACAGCAATAGACATGTCATTGATGGGCAATACTTACCCTCCATCTACAGGCTCCTTTAGTGACAATGCAAGTGCATACATAAATGCAATCACTAGCTTCCTAGTAAGCACTAAGGCACCACTTCTTGCCAATGTGTACCCATATTTTGCCTACTTAAGTGACCCAACAGAGATTAAGCTTGATTATGCTTTATTAAATTCATCAGGGGTTGTGCTACAAGATGGTAACTTAGGGTACCAAAATCTCTTTGATGTAATGATCGATTCTCTCTATTCTGCACTTGAGAAGATTGGTGCGGCCAATTTGACTGTCATTGTAACAGAGACTGGTTGGCCATCCGACGGTGGTGTAGCAGCTACAATTGACAATGCAGGAACTTACTACAAGAATTTGATTAGTCACGTGAACAATGGCACTCCGAAGAGGCCTGGACCATTAGAAACATACTTGTTTGCTCTGTTCGATGAAGACCAAAAGGGTCCAGCGGAAACTGAGAAACATTTTGGTCTCTTCTCACCTACCAAGCAACCCAAGTACCAGCTCAGTTTTTCTTAA